A window of Castanea sativa cultivar Marrone di Chiusa Pesio chromosome 1, ASM4071231v1 contains these coding sequences:
- the LOC142640499 gene encoding protein MIZU-KUSSEI 1 produces MPPVHSSPFFQMENQAILSLLRHTTTPGNEKRTKSSGGLLKMFKLFPMLTSGCKMVALLGRPRKPLLKDNATTGTLFGFRKGRVTLAIQEDPQCMPMFVIELPMHTSVFHKEMGSDIVRIALESETKTHKKKLLEEFVWAVYCNGRKMGYSIRRKQMSDDELYVMQHLRGVSMGAGVLPSQSEKDIADGELTYIRARFERVVGSKDSESLYMINPDGAAGPELSIFFVRGH; encoded by the coding sequence ATGCCTCCTGTTCACTCTAGCCCGTTCTTTCAAATGGAAAACCAAGCAATACTATCATTGCTCCGGCACACAACTACTCCAGGAAATGAGAAACGCACAAAGTCTTCTGGGGGTCTCTTGAAAATGTTCAAGCTCTTCCCCATGTTAACCTCAGGGTGCAAAATGGTAGCACTATTGGGAAGACCTCGAAAGCCTTTGCTCAAAGACAATGCAACAACAGGGACTCTTTTCGGTTTTCGTAAAGGAAGAGTAACTCTAGCAATACAAGAAGACCCTCAATGCATGCCAATGTTTGTGATAGAGCTACCAATGCACACAAGTGTTTTTCACAAGGAAATGGGGTCAGATATAGTCAGAATTGCGCTAGAGAGCGAAACAAAAACTCACAAGAAGAAACTGTTGGAGGAGTTTGTTTGGGCAGTTTACTGTAATGGAAGAAAGATGGGGTACTCTATTAGGAGGAAACAAATGTCAGATGATGAACTTTATGTGATGCAACATTTGCGAGGTGTGTCAATGGGTGCTGGGGTTCTTCCAAGTCAGTCAGAGAAAGACATAGCAGATGGGGAATTGACATACATAAGGGCTAGATTCGAAAGAGTTGTTGGATCAAAGGATTCTGAATCTTTGTACATGATAAATCCAGATGGTGCAGCAGGGCCAGAATTGAGTATTTTCTTTGTAAGGGGTCAttag